ATTATATCGAATAATTCATAACGcaatgtttctttatttgatggaaattttatttagtaaaaattattatttgtatcatatttattttagtttaaattatattacgccAACATAActttaataataacattatatatgaagttgggtatgaattataataaaattaattttgatTATTCATCTATGTTATAATATAACTTCAggttaatgaatatattttattgttaattaaacatattaccaatatataataggtagttaaaatatagattcataaaatatcgatcgaggtTCGATAACACAacgatatctataaaagatgtTTTATTCAcctatcatttttaataatatataataattgcactatatatacaatattttttaagttttaattgttttactattctctttttgtattttacatttgtattaaaattaactagtattaatagaagttttATGCGCTTTAATTTACTTATCATAAAGgcataataatagattaatcactattaattttaaactttatagttttgaggtataactaaattatattttaaaatagttaatatatttgaatataagaatattaataaaatttcatatcatattttattctaataattataaataatatgatagatataatgcgttattattatatacctatacatataaactagtaaaatgttataccaataaataatactgaaatatgttaaatttaggaaacatatacaattatatattaatgcaaagtatatagaaaaagtatgtaataattaatttaatttgaactaataatatttttattaggttattaatatataaaaactttaaatttataatttaaatatattgttattacgaAACAATATGttctaaattatttaatttaaaaactatGAAACAAAGAAAATTACTAAttgatttaaagtatttttattaagcgCATTAATTATTACGTTGCACTATACAGCGATATagcagtaacaataataatagtaataacaataaatatagtattaaatatgaacaaatatattatgtttatttgatACACTACATggatataaattcattatacatattcttaaacatttgataatattataatatacgtATAAAAGGTCATATGAAATATTACAATTTTgacttaatattttttaatgtggtaatattagaattaataCTACCAAGAaagttaatattaataattttatcgTTTTtcataatcaaaataaatatagtttattataaaatataaaagcaaactatatatttagaaaataattataagccatttttaatgaataattttaatatatatacataatttaaaGCTTTAATGTTAAAAGAATACAATACATAATTAGCTATATAGAATAGGTAAATCTTATATGGCTACAtaattgtcttaaaaaagcatacttcccttatctctcctatctaaaatgcaaatatatcaacataaatacacatattttttattatactttataatttacatcaatagttatttatatgttaataattaatatctactaagtattattttaaaaataatatgcattaaaatatctatttaagcttataaatacggtttcagtgctaattgtcgttttaaaccgtgagaaagatgtgcaaaatatattataaaattatataataaggtatatttctaaatttaattatataggaataaaaataaagttattgaaaatgttaaatataattggaattgatatatattaaataaaaataatattaaaattatgtatatgcaattaaaaaagggaacgatgcaacttaattcgaaaataatatcattttagaaaaactatattatatattataagaaacaagtatataaaaatttggtatattttagaaaattattatttatatacttttaaggattatatcaataatataactttttattttttagatatatacaatatttaagttttagaagaacaatcattaaaacataaaatataaatatattccttttctatgtttAAACAtacattaaattatttataaaagtatatatatattttataacagAGTTTTAccagatgttagtaagaatagcattttttttataaaatgcatcgtatttatatttaactaaaatgtattaaacaaccctctatttaaggtaatttagataatttccataaaatatgtataatatgattttagtaatagTACTGTGTTATTatcttatattaatttaattattgaaaaacttataatatatttaactacagacagttgttatatataggacCAAAGTATTTGTGTCACATATTGGGGGgagtgtatataaaacagcattattttactcaatttacaaatcaaaaataaaattccattataatgaataaagaagtggtatatgcatttttgatattgtattacatataaatatcattaaactttattttaatcaaatgttcaataatatacatatctaataaatgtttttaaatgttttcctAGTGTGAAAAGTTCGAGAATCTATGGGATAAATTTCCTGATAAATTGGACAGTAGTAATAACTATCAATTTCAAACAGAAAACTTCTTAGATGGTTATTGTGGTAGTAATAGTTGTGATACTGATttcgaaaaaattaatggtggatgtttatatctttttaataaaatatttgggACTTCTGAATTGTTTAAGTCTGTTGCAAATAGTAacatcaatattgttgagtacattatgatatggttaacttatatgttaaacctaaagAATCAAGTAGGAAATAAGACCAAtccaatatttttttatgaaacaactataaataatgataagtataaaaattctatacCTGATGTTACAgagtataaaaattataaggatcttatagataaaaaaaaatattttttggatATGGATAAAAAGattatatctaatttttatgaagcatttaaattattatgtgaaaTGTATAATGAATTTGATGATAAAACATCATATTGCTCAAAGAGTTCGGAAAAAGctaataaatttgttaaaaaatatgatgaactTAATAAAGATCATAGTATTACTGGAAACAATTCCTATAATCAACTATTGTCTACTTTATCAAaagattatgataattttaagaataaatataataatactcAATGTTCCAAATCTTCACCTCTTCCAACGatagaaaaaacaaaaatttcTGCACAAAAAACTGTACAAATTTCTGAAGatacatcatcaagttcgtcgataacAACCAGATtatttacagttttatcgatatttggtgcaatagcattttttttaggaatttcatataaggtaaataataaggaatttaaaaattattttcattatatatatgcaaacattaacaaattatacgttttttaaaattttattagtattcattatttggatttcggaaacgatttcaaaaacaaaaattaagagaaaaaataaaaaatataaaaaagagaataaatcattaatatatgattcgaagagagtgactatttcaggaatagtaataatggttgatatattttaagaaattgtctattgggaagtaatttttgcataatttttatatagtttttatgttagGGGTCAGGGTTGTGTTTGTGGAATCCACATTcggggttagggctaagtgttatatctttatttaattttttataatttaaacactaatttaatatatgtatcattccgtatgtttaatcaaaagatgaagttaaaaagtcaaaatatgcaaccaaaaggGGAATAATCTAACATGAAAGGTATCAATAGCATATTTcccataaaatataatatatacaattgtgTGTTTAttccgatttaatatgattaaaataaaatgtctatattgcatatattaatatagatgttggttatatatgaatttatattatgcTTTATCACaattgcctattatatatGCCTTGATAACCCAAAGCTATAtggaattatgcatatcataatatgtttctttatttgatgataattttatttagtaaaacttatatcttgtataatatttatttagattcaaattattttatccaactgaactataataatatatattcataaaatatcgatcgagaatcgagaatacaacgttatctataaaaggcattttatgcatctaacgtttttaataatcaataaaaatatgcatattaataaaaaaataaattatagatatatgtatactatcctttaaaataaaaattatgtatagtatcattttatcctaatgttttaaatttaaataatagagatattaatatatacattaatttatttactataaaggtataatattagattaatcactattaactttgaactttatagttttgaggtataaataaattatattttaaaatagttaaaaaataaaatatatgtatattaataaattttttatcatattttgttttaataattataaataatatgataaatagAATAACgtaatattatatacctatacatataaactggtaaaatattattcaataactaatattgaaatattgttatattgtgaaaccttcatataattaaacattagtattaattttatagagAAGGCAAATAATAAcccattataaaggtatcaatttatattttttgttaaatatacaatttgaatttgtagttttatattataaaaatatgaatcaaTGATAAAAGGGTTAAAGGttcaattcatgttaaatatcattttattattccatattaacgcaTATTAAATTGTCGTTGTTTTACCATagaattcataaaatatagaatttttaataaattatttgaacgATATACATTAACTATAAcagtagaatatataagataaaattatgtataatatttagcgaaatatatatattaaagagctaatatatcttatctctctcctattaaagtgcaatataagaacctaattaaacatagttttatattatactttaaaatatcatcagtaggtatatatgtttaatatttactaagcattattttaaaaataatatgtattcaaagacttatttaagctcaTAAGTATGGTTTCAGTGTTAATTggtgttttaaaaaatggaaaggATGAcagaatatattataaaattacccaataaagTATATTTCTAAAACGGAATGtgtaagaataaaaataaagttattggaAATGTTAACTATAATTggaatggatatatattaaataaaaacaatgtAAATTTAAGTATATGcaatttattttgaaaatactataattttaataaaacatggtatatagtattagaaacaagtatatacatatttaatatattttaaaaaataactatttacatactttaaggattatagtaataatgggtttcttaattgtttcgattttttcaGTATATTAGTTTTGGGGTACTGTTTATTAAACAAAAGATATGACGTTGtttattttccatattaAAGCATGTGTATAAGAAGATATATTTCTAATTCGTTACATTGttgctttaatttttataataatgctcATATGAGTGTTATTAAGGATAACAATTAATGTAAAATTGTATCTATATACATATGGAAAAACATGTATTAAACATACCCAAACACACGATAATTTATCTAACTACcgtaaaattattatattgttccatattatctttaaattaatattaaaaatgataataaaatatttaaccATAGAAAATTTTATGCTATGttcaattattttgtcatttattaagcgtaaaaaatataaaataatatgatgttacataatctacatattataaacaaaataaaattgcaaTGGATAAAATCCTGGtatctacattttttaataaaatttgcttTTCCTTGTATTTGTCGATATTATATAATCTATAaatttcattaaattttattttataagaatttcattaacatatatttttattatacttttataaattctTTCTTAGTGTGAACAGTTTGATACATTGAGAAACTATTTACCCGATGAATTAGAAAAACATGAATCAGTCAATTTTAATCAAAATGAGAATATTAAGTATTACTGCCCTAATGGAGAATCAGGGAAAACAGAATGTAAGACTgatatcgataaaattaaggCTGGATGTTTATGGTTGTTTGAGCAATTGTttgtgaaaaataaaaaaagtaatatcAGTATAGTTGAATACATTATcgtatggttaagttataaactaaATCAAAAGAAGTATGACGAAGCCAAGGATCTAAATGATTTTTACACTAACtgtatagaaaataatacgCATTATACTAATTGTAATAATGATAGTGGAAATTGTAGTACCCAATTAAATGAGAATACGggatatacaaattataaggaTATCATagataaaagaaataacatGTTGAGtactaatattaaaaatatgtctaaaatatatgatgcatttaaactATTATGTAACGTGTATACTGAACTTAATGCAGACAACACAATATCTAATAAATCTTTAGAAAATGCTAgtgaatttgttaaaaaatataatgaacttAATAATGTTTCTGATATTGATGAAGGTAGTCCTTATTATCAAGTATTGTATAGATTATCATatgattatattaatttaaaagaaTATTGTGATAGTAATGACAATGGTTGTAGCAAAATTCCATCCCTTATATCGACAGAAACAGAAGAAAATGGTATGCAAAGTTCTGAAGAGAGTTGTGATGGTACATCAAGCTTCTCgatagtaaaaaaattaattctaGCTTTATCAATATTCAGTGCAATAACAATCTTTTtgggaattttttttaaggtaaataataagaaatttaaaaattattttcagtaaatatatgcaaacgttaacaaaaaaatagtacacttcttaacattttatattagtgtTCGTTATTTGTATTACGGAAAAGAGCtctaaaacaatatttaagagaaaaaataaaaaatataaagaagagaatgaatcattaatatatgattcgaagaatagtactatttcaggaatgtaataatga
Above is a window of Plasmodium yoelii strain 17X genome assembly, chromosome: 9 DNA encoding:
- a CDS encoding PIR protein; amino-acid sequence: MDKILCEQFDTLRNYLPDELEKHESVNFNQNENIKYYCPNGESGKTECKTDIDKIKAGCLWLFEQLFVKNKKSNISIVEYIIVWLSYKLNQKKYDEAKDLNDFYTNCIENNTHYTNCNNDSGNCSTQLNENTGYTNYKDIIDKRNNMLSTNIKNMSKIYDAFKLLCNVYTELNADNTISNKSLENASEFVKKYNELNNVSDIDEGSPYYQVLYRLSYDYINLKEYCDSNDNGCSKIPSLISTETEENGMQSSEESCDGTSSFSIVKKLILALSIFSAITIFLGIFFKCSLFVLRKRALKQYLREKIKNIKKRMNH